A genome region from Anopheles stephensi strain Indian chromosome 2, UCI_ANSTEP_V1.0, whole genome shotgun sequence includes the following:
- the LOC118505546 gene encoding uncharacterized protein LOC118505546: protein MSSSGQGSNICFLRWIRWMDTINGIHLHNESRLARAFQLVFYVLQLSQLLVIYNFLSSCLHTVSLEEFARQFNQCGGYVLTFFRVATINMYRTDLKETAQFINAAEFHHLNARAENIRSGPIRHAGRVLSILFAIQVVAITLWFIMTELQAQAQNVLLPTVTYLPFDASGWPTLLKVMFRLYVYLSCTQLFLTFFGSYIITSSYLLTLTIELRILNDSYAGAPDDPQQLVAFLEDRVRYKVTLLHHIGIIKRQMNVGLLFELVLIVCLLAINGLRVCTTSSDLSEIALSGSMIMIYLLEFFQYCWQVDEMQQLHEGQAFAVYSTPWVGAMQQTKAQLLITTRMAQVPLRFMCGGMYQLSTELFATVVQFIYSLVMMLLHFK from the exons ATGAGCTCATCAGGACAAGGCTCGAACATTTGCTTTCTTCGTTGGATACGCTGGATGGACACGATAAACGGCATACATCTGCACAACGAATCGCGGTTGGCACGTGCATTTCAGCTCGTGTTCTACGTTCTGCAGTTGAGTCAGCTGCTAGTCATATACAACTTTCTCAGCAGTTGCCTGCATACTGTCTCGCTGGAGGAGTTTGCTCGTCAGTTTAACCAGTGCGGTGGCTATGTGCTTACTTTCTTCCGTGTTGCCACAATT aatATGTATCGCACCGACCTTAAGGAAACGGCGCAGTTTATAAATGCTGCCGAGTTTCACCATCTGAACGCGCGTGCGGAAAACATTCGCTCCGGACCGATCCGACACGCGGGACGTGTCTTATCCATCCTGTTTGCTATACAGGTGGTGGCTATTACTTTATGGTTCATAATGACCGAGCTGCAGGCACAGGCGCAAAACGTTCTATTGCCCACCGTCACCTACCTACCGTTTGATGCGTCCGGTTGGCCAACACTGCTGAAGGTGATGTTTCGTCTATACGTTTACCTATCGTGCACGCAGCTCTTTCTCACCTTCTTCGGAAGCTACATCATCACGAGCAGCTATCTGCTTACGCTGACGATCGAACTGCGCATTCTGAACGATTCGTACGCTGGAGCACCGGACGATCCACAGCAGTTGGTCGCCTTCCTAGAGGATCGTGTCCGATACAAGGTGACACTGCTACACCACATCGGTATCATCAAACGGCAGATGAACGTTGGTCTTCTCTTCGAGCTGGTGCTTATCGTTTGTTTATTGGCTATCAACGGGTTGCGAGTATGCACCACGAGCAGCGATCTTAGCGAGATTGCACTGTCCGGCAGTATGATCATGATCTATCTGCTGGAGTTTTTCCAGTACTGCTGGCAAGTGGATGAGATGCAACAGTTGCACGAAGGACAAGCGTTTGCCGTCTACTCAACGCCTTGGGTTGGGGCCATGCAGCAAACGAAAGCGCAATTACTGATCACGACCCGAATGGCACAGGTCCCGCTGCGCTTCATGTGCGGTGGAATGTATCAACTATCAACCGAACTGTTCGCAACGGTTGTACAGTTTATCTACTCGCTGGTGATGATGCTTTTGCACTTTAAATAA
- the LOC118505544 gene encoding uncharacterized protein LOC118505544 isoform X1: protein MEEEQRRLSQQFETPGTALLQPGYGQPLPPNAPAVEQQGSQASSVHFSPSLSSAPTSLHPPSLAPAVSMQHPPSLPGVSQNGEPTMYQIMQLLRQLMTKIEQQPPASLPTNASQQQLPVVHPPSASQQQPLVSEIASQPQQQHRSAPANPEQILDSLARNITEFRFEAEAGLTFEAWYSRYEDLFVSDAARIDDAAKVRMLMRKLGSMEHERYVNYILPRNPRDLTFEATVEKLKAIFGKVSYGAELAQFHNRREALTTVGDCILFGERIVIPAALQQRCLRQLHQGHPGIQRMKAIARSFVYWPSLDSDIADRVASCEACQAAAKSPPSQIPSCWPKPPGPWHRVHIDYAGPVEGAYFLIAVDAYSKWPEIIKTASITSFATISILRGIFARFGPPVTLVSDNVQRPGRAICGYLQAITEENTGEERVP from the exons ATGGAGGAAGAGCAGCGCCGTCTCTCGCAGCAGTTCGAAACCCCGGGTACTGCGTTACTACAACCCGGATACGGCCAACCGCTCCCGCCAAACGCTCCAGCGGTCGAGCAGCAGGGATCTCAAGCGTCCTCGGTACATTTTTCGCCATCGCTATCATCAGCGCCCACAAGCCTTCATCCGCCATCGCTCGCTCCAGCCGTTTCGATGCAGCACCCGCCATCGCTACCAGGCGTGTCACAAAACGGTGAGCCAACAATGTATCAAATAATGCAGCTTCTACGCCAATTAATGACAAAAATTGAGCAACAGCCGCCAGCATCACTGCCCACAAAcgcatcgcagcagcagctaccagTAGTGCATCCGCCAAGTGCatcacagcagcaaccactaGTATCGGAAATCGCGTcgcaaccgcagcagcagcatcggtcaGCTCCAGCCAATCCGGAGCAAATCCTGGACTCGCTGGCGAGAAACATCACCGAATTCCGCTTCGAGGCTGAAGCCGGTCTAACGTTCGAGGCGTGGTACTCGCGCTACGAGGATCTGTTCGTCAGTGATGCAGCCAGGATTGACGATGCGGCCAAGGTACGAATGCTTATGCGGAAGCTAGGATCAATGGAGCATGAGAGGTACGTGAATTACATTTTACCCCGTAATCCCCGCGATTTAACATTTGAGGCTACCGTGGAAAAATTGAAGGCCATTTTCG GCAAGGTCAGTTATGGTGCGGAATTGGCCCAATTCCACAACAGAAGGGAAGCACTGACGACCGTTGGCGACTGTATCCTCTTCGGAGAGAGGATTGTGATTCCCGCAGCTTTGCAGCAGAGATGCCTTAGACAGCTTCATCAAGGGCATCCGGGCATCCAGCGAATGAAGGCGATTGCACGCAGTTTCGTGTATTGGCCATCATTGGACAGCGACATCGCCGATCGAGTTGCTTCATGCGAAGCATGCCAGGCTGCGGCGAAATCACCACCATCCCAGATACCATCATGTTGGCCGAAGCCACCTGGGCCTTGGCACCGCGTACACATCGATTACGCTGGACCTGTGGAGGGAGCCTATTTCCTGATTGCGGTAGATGCCTACTCCAAGTGGCCGGAAATCATTAAAACTGCAAGTATTACCTCATTCGCTACAATATCTATTTTGCGAGGAATATTTGCCAGATTTGGACCGCCAGTTACATTGGTCAGCGACAACG TCCAACGGCCAGGCAGAGCGATTTGTGGATACCTTCAAGCGATCACTGAAGAAAATACGGGCGAGGAACGTGTCCCTTGA
- the LOC118505544 gene encoding uncharacterized protein LOC118505544 isoform X7 — protein MEEEQRRLSQQFETPGTALLQPGYGQPLPPNAPAVEQQGSQASSVHFSPSLSSAPTSLHPPSLAPAVSMQHPPSLPGVSQNGEPTMYQIMQLLRQLMTKIEQQPPASLPTNASQQQLPVVHPPSASQQQPLVSEIASQPQQQHRSAPANPEQILDSLARNITEFRFEAEAGLTFEAWYSRYEDLFVSDAARIDDAAKVRMLMRKLGSMEHESSRRRLIGWARSHH, from the exons ATGGAGGAAGAGCAGCGCCGTCTCTCGCAGCAGTTCGAAACCCCGGGTACTGCGTTACTACAACCCGGATACGGCCAACCGCTCCCGCCAAACGCTCCAGCGGTCGAGCAGCAGGGATCTCAAGCGTCCTCGGTACATTTTTCGCCATCGCTATCATCAGCGCCCACAAGCCTTCATCCGCCATCGCTCGCTCCAGCCGTTTCGATGCAGCACCCGCCATCGCTACCAGGCGTGTCACAAAACGGTGAGCCAACAATGTATCAAATAATGCAGCTTCTACGCCAATTAATGACAAAAATTGAGCAACAGCCGCCAGCATCACTGCCCACAAAcgcatcgcagcagcagctaccagTAGTGCATCCGCCAAGTGCatcacagcagcaaccactaGTATCGGAAATCGCGTcgcaaccgcagcagcagcatcggtcaGCTCCAGCCAATCCGGAGCAAATCCTGGACTCGCTGGCGAGAAACATCACCGAATTCCGCTTCGAGGCTGAAGCCGGTCTAACGTTCGAGGCGTGGTACTCGCGCTACGAGGATCTGTTCGTCAGTGATGCAGCCAGGATTGACGATGCGGCCAAGGTACGAATGCTTATGCGGAAGCTAGGATCAATGGAGCATGAGAG TAGCCGCAGACGCCTCATCGGTTGGGCTCGGAGCCACCATTAG
- the LOC118505544 gene encoding uncharacterized protein LOC118505544 isoform X4 — protein MEEEQRRLSQQFETPGTALLQPGYGQPLPPNAPAVEQQGSQASSVHFSPSLSSAPTSLHPPSLAPAVSMQHPPSLPGVSQNGEPTMYQIMQLLRQLMTKIEQQPPASLPTNASQQQLPVVHPPSASQQQPLVSEIASQPQQQHRSAPANPEQILDSLARNITEFRFEAEAGLTFEAWYSRYEDLFVSDAARIDDAAKVRMLMRKLGSMEHESCSSYGKGPSTARSVPLRPIGLARQGQLWCGIGPIPQQKGSTDDRWRLYPLRREDCDSRSFAAEMP, from the exons ATGGAGGAAGAGCAGCGCCGTCTCTCGCAGCAGTTCGAAACCCCGGGTACTGCGTTACTACAACCCGGATACGGCCAACCGCTCCCGCCAAACGCTCCAGCGGTCGAGCAGCAGGGATCTCAAGCGTCCTCGGTACATTTTTCGCCATCGCTATCATCAGCGCCCACAAGCCTTCATCCGCCATCGCTCGCTCCAGCCGTTTCGATGCAGCACCCGCCATCGCTACCAGGCGTGTCACAAAACGGTGAGCCAACAATGTATCAAATAATGCAGCTTCTACGCCAATTAATGACAAAAATTGAGCAACAGCCGCCAGCATCACTGCCCACAAAcgcatcgcagcagcagctaccagTAGTGCATCCGCCAAGTGCatcacagcagcaaccactaGTATCGGAAATCGCGTcgcaaccgcagcagcagcatcggtcaGCTCCAGCCAATCCGGAGCAAATCCTGGACTCGCTGGCGAGAAACATCACCGAATTCCGCTTCGAGGCTGAAGCCGGTCTAACGTTCGAGGCGTGGTACTCGCGCTACGAGGATCTGTTCGTCAGTGATGCAGCCAGGATTGACGATGCGGCCAAGGTACGAATGCTTATGCGGAAGCTAGGATCAATGGAGCATGAGAG TTGCAGCAGCTACGGAAAAGGACCCTCTACTGCGCGAAGTGTACCGCTACGTCCAATCGGGTTGGCCAGGCAAGGTCAGTTATGGTGCGGAATTGGCCCAATTCCACAACAGAAGGGAAGCACTGACGACCGTTGGCGACTGTATCCTCTTCGGAGAGAGGATTGTGATTCCCGCAGCTTTGCAGCAGAGATGCCTTAG
- the LOC118505544 gene encoding uncharacterized protein LOC118505544 isoform X8: MEEEQRRLSQQFETPGTALLQPGYGQPLPPNAPAVEQQGSQASSVHFSPSLSSAPTSLHPPSLAPAVSMQHPPSLPGVSQNGEPTMYQIMQLLRQLMTKIEQQPPASLPTNASQQQLPVVHPPSASQQQPLVSEIASQPQQQHRSAPANPEQILDSLARNITEFRFEAEAGLTFEAWYSRYEDLFVSDAARIDDAAKVRMLMRKLGSMEHESRRRLIGWARSHH, from the exons ATGGAGGAAGAGCAGCGCCGTCTCTCGCAGCAGTTCGAAACCCCGGGTACTGCGTTACTACAACCCGGATACGGCCAACCGCTCCCGCCAAACGCTCCAGCGGTCGAGCAGCAGGGATCTCAAGCGTCCTCGGTACATTTTTCGCCATCGCTATCATCAGCGCCCACAAGCCTTCATCCGCCATCGCTCGCTCCAGCCGTTTCGATGCAGCACCCGCCATCGCTACCAGGCGTGTCACAAAACGGTGAGCCAACAATGTATCAAATAATGCAGCTTCTACGCCAATTAATGACAAAAATTGAGCAACAGCCGCCAGCATCACTGCCCACAAAcgcatcgcagcagcagctaccagTAGTGCATCCGCCAAGTGCatcacagcagcaaccactaGTATCGGAAATCGCGTcgcaaccgcagcagcagcatcggtcaGCTCCAGCCAATCCGGAGCAAATCCTGGACTCGCTGGCGAGAAACATCACCGAATTCCGCTTCGAGGCTGAAGCCGGTCTAACGTTCGAGGCGTGGTACTCGCGCTACGAGGATCTGTTCGTCAGTGATGCAGCCAGGATTGACGATGCGGCCAAGGTACGAATGCTTATGCGGAAGCTAGGATCAATGGAGCATGAGAG CCGCAGACGCCTCATCGGTTGGGCTCGGAGCCACCATTAG
- the LOC118505544 gene encoding uncharacterized protein LOC118505544 isoform X6, giving the protein MEEEQRRLSQQFETPGTALLQPGYGQPLPPNAPAVEQQGSQASSVHFSPSLSSAPTSLHPPSLAPAVSMQHPPSLPGVSQNGEPTMYQIMQLLRQLMTKIEQQPPASLPTNASQQQLPVVHPPSASQQQPLVSEIASQPQQQHRSAPANPEQILDSLARNITEFRFEAEAGLTFEAWYSRYEDLFVSDAARIDDAAKVRMLMRKLGSMEHERPFSARSVMVRNWPNSTTEGKH; this is encoded by the exons ATGGAGGAAGAGCAGCGCCGTCTCTCGCAGCAGTTCGAAACCCCGGGTACTGCGTTACTACAACCCGGATACGGCCAACCGCTCCCGCCAAACGCTCCAGCGGTCGAGCAGCAGGGATCTCAAGCGTCCTCGGTACATTTTTCGCCATCGCTATCATCAGCGCCCACAAGCCTTCATCCGCCATCGCTCGCTCCAGCCGTTTCGATGCAGCACCCGCCATCGCTACCAGGCGTGTCACAAAACGGTGAGCCAACAATGTATCAAATAATGCAGCTTCTACGCCAATTAATGACAAAAATTGAGCAACAGCCGCCAGCATCACTGCCCACAAAcgcatcgcagcagcagctaccagTAGTGCATCCGCCAAGTGCatcacagcagcaaccactaGTATCGGAAATCGCGTcgcaaccgcagcagcagcatcggtcaGCTCCAGCCAATCCGGAGCAAATCCTGGACTCGCTGGCGAGAAACATCACCGAATTCCGCTTCGAGGCTGAAGCCGGTCTAACGTTCGAGGCGTGGTACTCGCGCTACGAGGATCTGTTCGTCAGTGATGCAGCCAGGATTGACGATGCGGCCAAGGTACGAATGCTTATGCGGAAGCTAGGATCAATGGAGCATGAGAG GCCATTTTCG GCAAGGTCAGTTATGGTGCGGAATTGGCCCAATTCCACAACAGAAGGGAAGCACTGA
- the LOC118505544 gene encoding mediator of RNA polymerase II transcription subunit 15-like isoform X2, protein MEEEQRRLSQQFETPGTALLQPGYGQPLPPNAPAVEQQGSQASSVHFSPSLSSAPTSLHPPSLAPAVSMQHPPSLPGVSQNGEPTMYQIMQLLRQLMTKIEQQPPASLPTNASQQQLPVVHPPSASQQQPLVSEIASQPQQQHRSAPANPEQILDSLARNITEFRFEAEAGLTFEAWYSRYEDLFVSDAARIDDAAKVRMLMRKLGSMEHESLLLDEMSLTSRQQSPSASLPTEPASSSAAPALTGVQRAPASSPASSVQPEVQRAASSSGSSNTQQTQLPRRSSRTRRLPRRFSAYRLN, encoded by the exons ATGGAGGAAGAGCAGCGCCGTCTCTCGCAGCAGTTCGAAACCCCGGGTACTGCGTTACTACAACCCGGATACGGCCAACCGCTCCCGCCAAACGCTCCAGCGGTCGAGCAGCAGGGATCTCAAGCGTCCTCGGTACATTTTTCGCCATCGCTATCATCAGCGCCCACAAGCCTTCATCCGCCATCGCTCGCTCCAGCCGTTTCGATGCAGCACCCGCCATCGCTACCAGGCGTGTCACAAAACGGTGAGCCAACAATGTATCAAATAATGCAGCTTCTACGCCAATTAATGACAAAAATTGAGCAACAGCCGCCAGCATCACTGCCCACAAAcgcatcgcagcagcagctaccagTAGTGCATCCGCCAAGTGCatcacagcagcaaccactaGTATCGGAAATCGCGTcgcaaccgcagcagcagcatcggtcaGCTCCAGCCAATCCGGAGCAAATCCTGGACTCGCTGGCGAGAAACATCACCGAATTCCGCTTCGAGGCTGAAGCCGGTCTAACGTTCGAGGCGTGGTACTCGCGCTACGAGGATCTGTTCGTCAGTGATGCAGCCAGGATTGACGATGCGGCCAAGGTACGAATGCTTATGCGGAAGCTAGGATCAATGGAGCATGAGAG TTTACTTTTAGATGAGATGAGTTTGACGTCTCGTCAGCAGTCGCCGTCCGCTTCGCTGCCAACGGAGCCAGCCTCATCTTCAGCAGCACCGGCGCTGACAGGGGTTCAGCGAGCACCGGCATCATCGCCAGCATCATCCGTGCAACCGGAGGTACAACGAGCGGCTTCGTctagtggcagcagcaacacccagCAGACACAGCTACCACGACGATCTTCTAGGACTAGAAGACTGCCTCGTAGGTTCAGCGCGTATCGGCTGAATTAA
- the LOC118502475 gene encoding uncharacterized protein LOC118502475 translates to MRRGPYGKPAYKTDKQSSSVSFPSQFCKVQQKPPKEHIMVVKRTLLYGFSLLQHHFNVGHPLEHFCLLRCLDVVSPAMLIQRPRSGLEIGIKTLSLSVLLTHVVGLAYDLTQQEDIRVAMDIFCMLSLFSSLFARNTCLRQYQSHIIAMERLDANPGFEVGVPYAETIRHRTVTQNNRYLGWYLVSHFLTVTIYVTQNMAMQGSFVKIITHFPIDLSGYAPALDTMTQFFYTVAGYGWAWYHAAGQLIVIVLLRFAIAEFRVFLHSLATLDEQIHDRLLLELDGNEERVVRELLYKHARQHSQLIVVVMHLRAILRIYSLVHFSFYMIIMAAFMARVLVIPGSSSLGMAIPVLVTIVFFLETFGLCMLVEKLVQLNRRVSVNLYGFGWTRYLQYGHSIKRTMMLMIMQANNTKDFSAGGLTTVSAELFAKTCRLVYTMMMGMANLAT, encoded by the exons ATGAGAAGAGGTCCGTATGGTAAGCCAGCTTATAAAACCGACAAACAGTCATCTAGCGTCTCATTTCCATCCCAATTCTGTAAAGTGCAACAAAAACCACCCAAGGAACACATAATGGTTGTGAAGCGTACCCTACTCTATGGCTTCAGCTTGCTGCAACATCACTTCAACGTTGGTCACCCGTTGGAACACTTTTGTTTGCTGCGCTGCCTGGATGTTGTTTCTC CGGCCATGTTGATTCAGCGTCCCCGCTCGGGTCTGGAGATCGGCATCAAGACGCTCAGCTTGAGTGTGCTGCTAACGCACGTGGTCGGGCTGGCGTACGACTTAACCCAGCAGGAAGACATCCGCGTTGCGATGGACATCTTCTGCATGCTGTCCCTGTTCTCATCGCTCTTCGCTCGCAACACCTGCTTGCGCCAGTATCAATCGCACATCATCGCCATGGAGCGGTTGGATGCGAATCCAGGCTTCGAAGTAGGCGTACCGTACGCCGAAACGATTCGCCACCGGACAGTGACGCAAAACAATCGCTATCTCGGATGGTACCTGGTGTCACACTTTCTCACCGTAACGATATACGTGACCCAGAACATGGCGATGCAGGGTTCGTTCGTCAAGATCATCACTCACTTTCCGATTGATCTGTCCGGGTACGCTCCGGCACTGGATACGATGACGCAGTTCTTTTACACCGTAGCCGGTTACGGTTGGGCTTGGTATCATGCGGCCGGCCAGCTGATCGTTATCGTGCTGCTTCGCTTCGCTATCGCCGAGTTCCGAGTGTTCCTTCACTCGTTGGCTACGCTTGACGAGCAAATTCACgaccggctgctgctggaactGGACGGCAACGAAGAGCGCGTCGTGCGAGAGCTGCTCTACAAGCACGCCCGTCAACACTCGCAGCTAATCGTGGTAGTGATGCATCTTCGGGCGATACTACGCATCTACTCGCTGGTACACTTCTCCTTCTACATGATCATCATGGCTGCCTTCATGGCGCGCGTACTTGTCATACCCGGCAGCTCTTCGCTTGGCATGGCCATTCCCGTGCTGGTAACCATTGTTTTCTTTCTGGAAACCTTTGGACTGTGCATGCTCGTGGAAAAGCTGGTACAGTTG AATCGTAGGGTAAGCGTTAATCTGTACGGGTTTGGCTGGACGCGCTATCTCCAGTACGGACACTCCATCAAGCGCACCATGATGCTGATGATAATGCAGGCAAACAATACGAAGGATTTTTCCGCCGGCGGGTTGACGACTGTATCGGCCGAACTGTTTGCCAAAACGTGTCGGCTCGTCTACACCATGATGATGGGCATGGCTAATTTAGCCACCTAA
- the LOC118505544 gene encoding uncharacterized protein LOC118505544 isoform X3, with product MEEEQRRLSQQFETPGTALLQPGYGQPLPPNAPAVEQQGSQASSVHFSPSLSSAPTSLHPPSLAPAVSMQHPPSLPGVSQNGEPTMYQIMQLLRQLMTKIEQQPPASLPTNASQQQLPVVHPPSASQQQPLVSEIASQPQQQHRSAPANPEQILDSLARNITEFRFEAEAGLTFEAWYSRYEDLFVSDAARIDDAAKVRMLMRKLGSMEHERSCSSYGKGPSTARSVPLRPIGLARQGQLWCGIGPIPQQKGSTDDRWRLYPLRREDCDSRSFAAEMP from the exons ATGGAGGAAGAGCAGCGCCGTCTCTCGCAGCAGTTCGAAACCCCGGGTACTGCGTTACTACAACCCGGATACGGCCAACCGCTCCCGCCAAACGCTCCAGCGGTCGAGCAGCAGGGATCTCAAGCGTCCTCGGTACATTTTTCGCCATCGCTATCATCAGCGCCCACAAGCCTTCATCCGCCATCGCTCGCTCCAGCCGTTTCGATGCAGCACCCGCCATCGCTACCAGGCGTGTCACAAAACGGTGAGCCAACAATGTATCAAATAATGCAGCTTCTACGCCAATTAATGACAAAAATTGAGCAACAGCCGCCAGCATCACTGCCCACAAAcgcatcgcagcagcagctaccagTAGTGCATCCGCCAAGTGCatcacagcagcaaccactaGTATCGGAAATCGCGTcgcaaccgcagcagcagcatcggtcaGCTCCAGCCAATCCGGAGCAAATCCTGGACTCGCTGGCGAGAAACATCACCGAATTCCGCTTCGAGGCTGAAGCCGGTCTAACGTTCGAGGCGTGGTACTCGCGCTACGAGGATCTGTTCGTCAGTGATGCAGCCAGGATTGACGATGCGGCCAAGGTACGAATGCTTATGCGGAAGCTAGGATCAATGGAGCATGAGAG AAGTTGCAGCAGCTACGGAAAAGGACCCTCTACTGCGCGAAGTGTACCGCTACGTCCAATCGGGTTGGCCAGGCAAGGTCAGTTATGGTGCGGAATTGGCCCAATTCCACAACAGAAGGGAAGCACTGACGACCGTTGGCGACTGTATCCTCTTCGGAGAGAGGATTGTGATTCCCGCAGCTTTGCAGCAGAGATGCCTTAG
- the LOC118505544 gene encoding mediator of RNA polymerase II transcription subunit 15-like isoform X5, whose translation MEEEQRRLSQQFETPGTALLQPGYGQPLPPNAPAVEQQGSQASSVHFSPSLSSAPTSLHPPSLAPAVSMQHPPSLPGVSQNGEPTMYQIMQLLRQLMTKIEQQPPASLPTNASQQQLPVVHPPSASQQQPLVSEIASQPQQQHRSAPANPEQILDSLARNITEFRFEAEAGLTFEAWYSRYEDLFVSDAARIDDAAKVRMLMRKLGSMEHESNPIPQDALWQAFPPPNRPQAIAAHLWIKKGNSCVYCQPAAAVRSSAAAIRLRNRVHTHG comes from the exons ATGGAGGAAGAGCAGCGCCGTCTCTCGCAGCAGTTCGAAACCCCGGGTACTGCGTTACTACAACCCGGATACGGCCAACCGCTCCCGCCAAACGCTCCAGCGGTCGAGCAGCAGGGATCTCAAGCGTCCTCGGTACATTTTTCGCCATCGCTATCATCAGCGCCCACAAGCCTTCATCCGCCATCGCTCGCTCCAGCCGTTTCGATGCAGCACCCGCCATCGCTACCAGGCGTGTCACAAAACGGTGAGCCAACAATGTATCAAATAATGCAGCTTCTACGCCAATTAATGACAAAAATTGAGCAACAGCCGCCAGCATCACTGCCCACAAAcgcatcgcagcagcagctaccagTAGTGCATCCGCCAAGTGCatcacagcagcaaccactaGTATCGGAAATCGCGTcgcaaccgcagcagcagcatcggtcaGCTCCAGCCAATCCGGAGCAAATCCTGGACTCGCTGGCGAGAAACATCACCGAATTCCGCTTCGAGGCTGAAGCCGGTCTAACGTTCGAGGCGTGGTACTCGCGCTACGAGGATCTGTTCGTCAGTGATGCAGCCAGGATTGACGATGCGGCCAAGGTACGAATGCTTATGCGGAAGCTAGGATCAATGGAGCATGAGAG TAACCCGATTCCACAAGATGCTTTATGGCAGGCATTTCCGCCTCCAAACCGACCACAAGCCATTGCTGCGCATCTTTGGATCAAAAAAGGGAATTCCTGTGTATACTGCCAACCGGCTGCAGCGGTTCGCTCTAGCGCTGCAGCTATACGACTTCGAAATCGAGTACATACCCACGGATAA